A region of Bradyrhizobium sp. SZCCHNS1050 DNA encodes the following proteins:
- a CDS encoding BolA family protein gives MRTRDAIIKKLREAFSPESLDVQDESHLHEGHVGHQPSGETHFRVYIVSQAFAGKSRVDRHRLINAALAAELAGSVHALALHAKAPGEA, from the coding sequence ATGCGGACCCGAGATGCTATCATCAAAAAGTTGCGCGAAGCTTTCTCGCCCGAAAGCCTCGATGTTCAAGACGAATCACATCTGCATGAAGGCCATGTGGGCCATCAGCCGAGCGGTGAGACCCATTTCCGCGTGTATATTGTGTCGCAGGCCTTCGCCGGCAAGAGCCGTGTCGATCGCCACCGCCTGATCAACGCCGCATTGGCAGCGGAACTTGCCGGCTCGGTGCACGCGCTCGCGCTGCATGCGAAGGCGCCGGGCGAGGCTTGA
- a CDS encoding IS30 family transposase, with amino-acid sequence MGIRKKRSTRGKLGSLGRPPVAGRAEQQKFWRGIAAGLNSENAALAAGLSDAVGPRLFRKAGGVAPAMFRPSAKPLSGRHLSFSEREEIALLNAQRHSVREIARRLNRSPSTISRELDRNAATHGGKMAYRATAAQWHADRSARRPKPSKLASNAALRAYVEERLAGFVAPPGGVRRKAGRAGSSQDQGWTKAWSPEQIARRLPIDFPDDEAMRISHEAIYQALFVQGRGALKRELSSCLRTGRALRVPRARTRKRSKGFISPEIMISERPAEVADRAVPGHWEGDLIVGSASSAIGTLVERSTRFTMLLHLPRLPGFDDGPRTKDGPALSGHGAEAVRDAITRTIVTLPKELRRSLTWDQGTEMAQHSDLKIDTDLQIYFCDPRSPWQRGTNENTNGLLRQYFPKGTDLSVYDADEIAAVAAALNSRPRKTLGWKTPAEALDELLSRMKTLGVATTA; translated from the coding sequence ATGGGCATTCGAAAGAAACGGTCAACGCGGGGCAAGCTGGGATCATTGGGGCGCCCACCAGTTGCGGGGCGTGCGGAACAGCAGAAATTTTGGCGTGGGATTGCCGCTGGGTTGAACAGCGAGAATGCTGCGCTGGCTGCTGGATTATCGGATGCTGTCGGCCCCCGATTATTTCGAAAAGCGGGCGGCGTGGCACCGGCAATGTTCCGACCTTCAGCGAAGCCGCTCTCCGGACGGCACCTCTCTTTTTCTGAGCGCGAAGAGATTGCGCTGCTGAATGCGCAGCGCCATTCTGTACGAGAGATAGCGCGGCGTCTCAATCGATCTCCCTCGACCATCTCCCGTGAACTCGATCGCAATGCGGCCACGCACGGCGGCAAGATGGCCTATCGGGCGACGGCCGCCCAGTGGCATGCAGATCGATCGGCCCGGCGTCCTAAGCCGAGCAAGCTTGCAAGCAACGCCGCCTTGCGCGCTTATGTTGAAGAGCGGCTTGCAGGGTTTGTCGCACCTCCAGGCGGCGTTCGGCGGAAGGCCGGTCGTGCGGGCTCTAGCCAGGATCAGGGGTGGACGAAAGCGTGGAGTCCCGAGCAGATTGCCCGGCGCTTACCGATCGACTTCCCGGATGACGAGGCGATGCGCATCAGCCACGAAGCCATTTACCAGGCGCTTTTTGTTCAGGGCCGAGGAGCGCTGAAACGCGAGTTGTCGTCCTGTTTGCGAACGGGACGTGCGCTGCGCGTGCCCCGAGCGCGTACGCGGAAGCGCAGCAAAGGCTTCATATCGCCAGAGATCATGATCAGTGAGCGTCCGGCCGAAGTCGCGGATCGAGCTGTGCCGGGACATTGGGAAGGAGATCTGATCGTCGGCTCCGCCAGCTCGGCAATCGGCACGCTGGTCGAACGCAGCACGCGGTTTACAATGCTCCTGCACCTTCCACGGCTGCCGGGGTTTGACGATGGCCCACGTACGAAGGATGGGCCTGCGCTCTCCGGACACGGAGCTGAAGCGGTACGCGATGCGATCACGCGCACCATCGTCACCTTGCCCAAAGAACTCCGCCGCTCGCTAACCTGGGATCAGGGGACCGAAATGGCTCAACACAGTGACCTCAAGATCGATACAGACCTTCAGATCTACTTCTGCGATCCAAGAAGCCCCTGGCAACGTGGCACGAACGAGAACACGAATGGCCTGCTGCGGCAGTACTTCCCGAAAGGTACCGATCTGAGCGTCTACGATGCTGACGAGATCGCCGCCGTGGCCGCAGCGCTCAATTCCCGACCGAGAAAGACGCTAGGATGGAAAACTCCAGCAGAAGCGCTTGACGAGCTGCTGTCACGAATGAAAACACTTGGTGTTGCGACCACCGCTTGA
- a CDS encoding L,D-transpeptidase family protein gives MINRAFVRVLMTSAVLAAGALLTGCNSDQVALATNAKANQPVPPKLVATMGEKDMDLQSPILVRVFKQEAELEVWKQDRSGKFALLKTYPICRWSGDLGPKVREGDRQAPEGFYSINPSQMNPQSAYYLSFNTGYPNAFDKALGRTGSQLMVHGDCSSRGCFAMTDEQIAEIYALGRESFFGGQRAFQFQAYPFRMTPVNMARHRNNPNMPFWRMIKEGYDHFEVTRQEPKVDFCEKKYVFDAQKPPGATHDPVFDASAKCPAYVVPDEITAAVRDKQQADEAEYAKLVAKGTPVAKLNTGIDGGMNPIFASRVPGASTGLSDAGEAPGLSLANFQAAPGTIPGHVNPPRAPGADEVAMPTSTAEAPSTRVAAVSAPEKPSFMSSLARKVGIGGNAAAESTATAKPAPSKTAEAKPAETKPAPRPVAAKPSETRQAAARPPFKPATSEAPATTASAPAQTQTALVSGAVPVLQSNSFDSRFAGFK, from the coding sequence TTGATCAACCGCGCTTTCGTCCGGGTTCTGATGACCTCGGCGGTGTTGGCCGCCGGCGCGCTGCTGACGGGTTGCAACAGCGATCAGGTCGCGCTCGCCACCAACGCCAAGGCCAACCAGCCGGTGCCGCCGAAGCTCGTCGCGACGATGGGCGAGAAGGACATGGATCTGCAGTCGCCGATCCTGGTCCGCGTGTTCAAGCAGGAAGCCGAGCTCGAGGTCTGGAAGCAGGACCGCTCGGGCAAGTTCGCGCTGCTCAAGACCTATCCGATCTGCCGCTGGTCCGGCGATCTCGGACCGAAGGTGCGCGAGGGCGACCGCCAGGCGCCGGAGGGCTTCTACTCGATCAATCCGAGCCAGATGAACCCGCAATCGGCCTACTATCTGTCCTTCAACACCGGCTATCCGAACGCGTTTGACAAGGCGCTCGGCCGCACCGGCTCGCAGTTGATGGTGCATGGCGACTGCTCCTCGCGCGGCTGCTTCGCGATGACCGACGAGCAGATCGCCGAGATCTATGCGCTCGGGCGCGAGTCCTTCTTCGGCGGCCAGCGCGCCTTCCAGTTCCAGGCCTATCCGTTCCGGATGACGCCGGTGAACATGGCCAGGCACCGCAACAATCCGAACATGCCGTTCTGGCGCATGATCAAGGAAGGCTACGATCATTTCGAGGTCACCCGGCAGGAGCCGAAGGTCGACTTCTGCGAGAAGAAATACGTCTTCGACGCCCAGAAGCCGCCGGGCGCGACGCATGATCCGGTGTTCGACGCCTCCGCCAAGTGCCCGGCCTATGTCGTGCCCGACGAGATCACCGCCGCCGTGCGCGACAAGCAGCAGGCGGACGAGGCGGAATATGCCAAGCTCGTCGCCAAGGGCACGCCGGTCGCCAAGCTCAACACCGGCATCGATGGCGGCATGAATCCGATCTTCGCCAGCCGCGTGCCCGGAGCCTCCACCGGCCTGTCCGACGCCGGCGAGGCGCCGGGCCTGTCGCTCGCCAACTTCCAGGCCGCGCCAGGCACGATCCCCGGTCACGTCAACCCGCCGCGCGCACCCGGCGCCGACGAGGTCGCGATGCCGACCAGCACCGCGGAGGCTCCCTCGACCCGCGTGGCGGCCGTCAGCGCGCCCGAGAAGCCGAGCTTCATGTCGAGCCTCGCCCGTAAGGTCGGGATCGGCGGCAATGCGGCGGCGGAGAGCACAGCGACAGCCAAGCCTGCGCCGAGCAAGACAGCAGAGGCGAAGCCCGCCGAGACCAAGCCTGCACCGAGGCCGGTCGCCGCCAAGCCGTCCGAGACCCGGCAAGCTGCCGCGCGGCCGCCGTTCAAGCCGGCCACGAGCGAGGCGCCCGCCACCACCGCTTCGGCCCCGGCCCAGACCCAGACCGCGCTGGTCTCCGGCGCCGTCCCGGTGCTGCAGTCGAACTCGTTCGACAGCCGCTTCGCAGGGTTCAAGTAA
- a CDS encoding HlyC/CorC family transporter, translating to MDWFTLSVVILLLAASAFFALSETALTGASRASMLRLSKQGNRDADVVSSLFDMRERLIGALLLGNNIANIGASALATGIFTAWFGEVGVLYATGVMTALVVIFAEVLPKTIAINAPDRVSLAVARPMRATVFVLGPVLAVIEAIVRGLMRLIGFKVGANQPILSPTERLRGAVDLLHHEGKVEKQDRDMLGGLLDLRELQVSDVMVHRTEMVMVNADLPQEELVREVLATEYTRIPLWRGTPENIIGVLHAKDLLRAIRAAEGDVSHIDVASLALPPWFVPEMRSVSEQLKAFRRRKTHFALVVDEYGEVEGIVTLEDILEEIVGDISDEQDVQVAGVRLQPDGSVVVDGSVPIRDLNRAMDWTLPDEEATTVAGLVIHEARSIPERGQSFTFHGFRFRVLRRERNRITALRIVPVPRGETEEARPRRAGTAF from the coding sequence ATGGACTGGTTCACACTCTCCGTCGTCATCCTCCTCCTCGCCGCCTCGGCCTTCTTTGCGCTGAGCGAGACCGCGCTGACCGGTGCCTCCCGCGCCTCGATGCTGCGGCTGTCGAAGCAGGGCAATCGCGATGCCGATGTGGTGTCGAGCCTGTTCGACATGCGCGAACGGCTGATCGGGGCCCTGCTGCTCGGCAACAACATCGCCAATATCGGCGCCTCCGCGCTGGCGACCGGTATTTTTACCGCCTGGTTCGGTGAGGTCGGCGTGCTCTACGCGACCGGCGTGATGACCGCGCTGGTCGTGATCTTTGCCGAGGTGCTGCCGAAGACGATCGCGATCAATGCGCCGGATCGCGTCTCGCTCGCGGTCGCCAGGCCGATGCGCGCGACCGTGTTCGTGCTCGGTCCGGTGCTCGCAGTGATCGAAGCGATCGTGCGCGGGCTGATGCGGCTGATCGGCTTCAAGGTCGGGGCCAATCAGCCGATCCTGTCGCCGACCGAACGCCTGCGCGGTGCCGTCGATCTGTTGCATCATGAAGGCAAGGTCGAGAAGCAGGACCGCGACATGCTCGGCGGCCTGCTCGATCTGCGCGAATTGCAGGTGTCCGACGTGATGGTCCACCGCACCGAAATGGTGATGGTGAATGCGGACCTGCCGCAGGAGGAACTGGTGCGCGAGGTGCTCGCCACCGAGTACACACGCATCCCGCTGTGGCGCGGCACGCCGGAGAACATCATCGGCGTGCTGCATGCGAAGGACCTGCTGCGTGCGATCCGCGCCGCCGAGGGCGATGTGTCGCACATCGACGTTGCTTCACTCGCCCTCCCGCCGTGGTTCGTACCGGAGATGCGCTCCGTGTCGGAACAGCTGAAGGCGTTCCGCCGGCGCAAGACGCATTTCGCGCTCGTGGTCGACGAGTATGGCGAGGTCGAAGGCATCGTCACGCTGGAGGATATTCTGGAGGAGATCGTCGGCGACATCTCCGACGAGCAAGATGTGCAGGTCGCGGGGGTGCGCCTGCAGCCGGACGGGTCCGTCGTCGTCGATGGCTCAGTGCCGATCCGCGATCTCAATCGCGCGATGGACTGGACGCTGCCCGATGAGGAAGCAACGACAGTTGCCGGTCTCGTCATTCACGAGGCGCGTTCGATCCCCGAGCGCGGCCAGAGCTTCACGTTCCACGGCTTCCGCTTTCGCGTGCTGCGCCGGGAGCGCAATCGCATCACCGCGCTGCGCATCGTACCGGTGCCGCGCGGCGAAACCGAGGAGGCGCGGCCGCGCCGTGCGGGCACGGCGTTCTAA
- the aroB gene encoding 3-dehydroquinate synthase: protein MTAPLKHSDPIIVDVALGERAYDIVIGRGVVASLGQRIAALRPGVRTAIVTDRTVAAHWLKPAEAILAEAGIPASTIVVDEGEGSKTYAGLEKVSEALIAARIERNDLVIALGGGVVGDLAGFAAAILRRGVDFVQVPTSLLAQVDSSVGGKTGINSPQGKNLLGAFHQPVLVIADTAVLDTLSPRQFRAGYAEVAKYGLLGDASFFAWLEANHADIVKGGAAREHAVATSCRAKAAIVARDERETGDRALLNLGHTFGHALEAVTGFSDRLFHGEGVAVGMVLAAQFSAELGMLPPDDVVRIERHLAAVGLPTHLQDIAGFAQEGIGDADRLLALMAQDKKVKRGKLTFILMEAIGRAVIAKDVDPARVRDFLQAKLRSRG from the coding sequence ATGACAGCACCACTGAAGCATTCCGATCCGATCATCGTCGACGTCGCGCTCGGCGAGCGCGCCTATGACATCGTCATCGGCCGCGGCGTGGTGGCTTCACTCGGCCAGCGGATCGCGGCGCTGCGGCCCGGCGTGCGCACCGCCATCGTCACCGACCGTACCGTGGCCGCGCATTGGCTGAAGCCGGCCGAGGCGATCCTGGCGGAGGCGGGCATCCCGGCGTCCACGATCGTGGTCGATGAGGGCGAGGGCTCCAAGACCTATGCAGGCCTGGAGAAGGTCAGCGAGGCGCTGATCGCTGCCAGGATCGAGCGCAACGATCTCGTCATCGCGCTCGGCGGCGGGGTGGTCGGGGATCTCGCCGGCTTCGCGGCCGCCATCCTGCGCCGCGGCGTCGATTTCGTGCAGGTGCCGACCTCGCTGCTGGCGCAGGTCGATTCCTCCGTCGGCGGCAAGACCGGCATCAATTCGCCCCAGGGCAAGAACCTGCTCGGCGCCTTCCACCAACCGGTGCTGGTGATCGCCGACACGGCCGTGCTCGACACCCTGTCGCCGCGCCAGTTCCGCGCCGGCTATGCCGAGGTCGCCAAATACGGCCTGCTCGGCGATGCCAGCTTCTTCGCCTGGCTCGAGGCCAACCATGCCGACATCGTCAAGGGCGGTGCGGCGCGTGAGCACGCGGTCGCGACCTCCTGTCGCGCCAAGGCGGCGATCGTCGCCCGCGACGAGCGCGAGACCGGCGACCGGGCGCTGCTCAATCTCGGCCACACCTTCGGCCATGCGCTGGAGGCCGTGACCGGCTTCTCCGACCGGCTATTCCACGGCGAGGGCGTCGCGGTCGGCATGGTGCTGGCGGCGCAGTTCTCGGCCGAACTCGGCATGCTGCCGCCCGACGACGTCGTCAGGATCGAGCGTCACCTTGCCGCGGTCGGTCTGCCGACCCATCTGCAGGACATCGCCGGCTTCGCCCAGGAGGGGATCGGCGACGCCGATCGGCTCTTGGCCTTGATGGCGCAGGACAAGAAGGTCAAGCGCGGCAAGCTCACCTTCATCCTGATGGAAGCCATCGGCCGCGCCGTCATCGCGAAGGACGTCGATCCGGCGCGCGTCCGCGACTTTCTCCAGGCCAAATTGCGCAGCAGAGGCTGA
- the xerD gene encoding site-specific tyrosine recombinase XerD, which produces MKVKASDAGLMSLFLDMMAAEQGAGQNTLDAYRRDLTDLSEFLGGKANGFATADTQALRDYLANLDTRGFKSSSVARRLSAMRHLFRFLLSERIRSDDPAAILSGPKRGRPLPKVLSIGDVDRMLTRAKELSEVADASPSQRLRALRLYCLLEVLYATGLRVSELVALPRTAARNDARMIVVRGKGNKERLVPLNQASRQAMADYLAALDALKPEKKASVTFGKWLFPSFGESGHLTRQHFARDLKELAVASGLPARLVSPHVLRHAFASHLLHNGADLRIVQTLLGHTDISTTQIYTHVVEERLKSLVRDLHPLAET; this is translated from the coding sequence ATGAAGGTCAAGGCCTCCGACGCCGGGCTGATGAGCCTGTTCCTCGACATGATGGCCGCCGAGCAGGGCGCCGGTCAGAACACGCTGGACGCCTATCGCCGCGACCTCACCGATCTCTCCGAATTTCTCGGCGGCAAGGCCAACGGCTTCGCCACGGCCGACACCCAGGCCTTGCGCGATTATCTCGCCAATCTCGACACCAGGGGTTTCAAATCCTCCAGCGTGGCGCGGCGGCTGTCGGCGATGCGGCACCTGTTTCGCTTCCTGCTGAGCGAGCGCATCCGCAGCGACGATCCCGCCGCCATCCTGTCGGGCCCGAAACGCGGCCGGCCGCTGCCCAAGGTGCTGTCGATCGGCGATGTCGACCGCATGCTGACCCGCGCCAAGGAGCTCTCCGAGGTCGCCGACGCCTCGCCGTCGCAGCGGCTACGGGCGCTGCGACTGTATTGCCTGCTCGAGGTGCTCTACGCCACCGGCCTGCGCGTCTCCGAGCTGGTGGCGCTGCCGCGCACCGCGGCGCGCAACGACGCCCGCATGATCGTGGTGCGCGGCAAGGGCAACAAGGAGCGGCTGGTGCCGCTGAACCAGGCCTCGCGCCAGGCGATGGCCGACTATCTCGCCGCCCTGGATGCGCTGAAGCCCGAGAAGAAGGCCAGCGTCACCTTCGGCAAATGGCTGTTTCCCTCGTTCGGCGAGAGCGGCCATCTCACCCGCCAGCACTTCGCCCGCGACCTCAAGGAGCTGGCGGTGGCGAGCGGCCTGCCGGCCCGGCTGGTGTCGCCGCACGTGCTGCGCCACGCCTTCGCCAGCCATCTGCTGCACAACGGCGCCGACCTGCGCATCGTCCAGACCCTGCTCGGCCACACCGACATCTCGACCACCCAGATCTACACCCACGTGGTCGAGGAGCGCCTCAAGAGCCTGGTGCGGGACCTGCACCCGCTGGCCGAGACCTGA
- a CDS encoding J domain-containing protein produces the protein MPIDSNKFFDSIRIKPKKQAARQPVVREEAQPCQWPDCKNKGSHRAPKGRENAREYWHFCLDHVREYNQSYNFFSGMNAEAVARYQKDALTGHRPTWKMGANTSAKRGTGSAEGDLGDAADPFSVFAEINGRGSWRPDPRSAPKAETRKVFNAERKALQVMGLGPDATLEDVKVKYKALVKQHHPDANGGDRSTEDRLIEIIKAYNYLKTVVKG, from the coding sequence ATGCCGATCGATTCAAACAAATTCTTCGACTCCATCCGCATCAAGCCCAAGAAGCAGGCTGCGCGGCAGCCGGTGGTGCGCGAGGAGGCCCAGCCCTGTCAGTGGCCGGACTGCAAGAACAAGGGCTCGCATCGCGCGCCCAAGGGACGCGAGAACGCGCGCGAGTATTGGCACTTCTGTCTCGATCACGTGCGCGAGTACAACCAGTCCTACAATTTCTTCTCGGGGATGAACGCCGAAGCGGTCGCGCGCTACCAGAAGGATGCGCTGACCGGACACCGCCCGACCTGGAAGATGGGTGCCAACACGTCGGCCAAGCGCGGCACCGGCAGCGCCGAGGGCGATCTCGGCGATGCCGCCGATCCGTTCAGCGTATTCGCCGAGATCAACGGCCGCGGCAGTTGGCGTCCGGATCCCCGCTCGGCTCCCAAGGCCGAGACGCGCAAGGTCTTCAACGCCGAGCGCAAGGCGCTGCAGGTGATGGGCCTCGGTCCCGACGCGACGCTCGAGGATGTCAAGGTCAAGTACAAGGCGCTGGTGAAGCAGCACCATCCCGATGCCAATGGCGGCGATCGCTCCACCGAGGATCGCCTGATCGAGATCATCAAGGCCTACAACTACCTGAAGACGGTGGTGAAGGGCTGA
- a CDS encoding shikimate kinase — protein sequence MTDTTQPAPSPAAPEAAILAGLGKRLIVLVGMMGVGKSTVGRRLAARLRLPFVDADTEIETAAGMTIPEIFESRGEDYFRNGEARVIARLLENGPAVLATGGGAFMREETRRRIQEKAVSVWLKADADVIMRRVRRRADRPLLQTADPEGTVARLLVEREPVYQLADLTICSRDVPHDRVVEDCMEALQAFFSPPETEAGPAGPQPDPVQPDPPQAMGALR from the coding sequence ATGACCGACACGACGCAACCCGCACCCAGCCCAGCCGCTCCGGAGGCCGCGATTCTCGCAGGCCTCGGCAAGCGACTGATCGTGCTGGTCGGTATGATGGGTGTCGGCAAGTCGACCGTGGGCCGGCGGCTAGCGGCGCGGTTGCGGCTGCCCTTCGTCGATGCGGACACCGAGATCGAGACCGCGGCCGGCATGACCATACCGGAAATCTTCGAGTCGCGCGGCGAGGACTATTTCCGCAACGGCGAGGCCAGGGTGATCGCCCGCCTGCTCGAAAATGGTCCGGCGGTGCTGGCAACCGGTGGCGGCGCCTTCATGCGCGAGGAGACGCGGCGGCGCATCCAGGAGAAGGCGGTCTCGGTGTGGCTCAAGGCCGATGCCGACGTGATCATGCGCCGCGTCCGGCGGCGGGCCGACCGGCCGCTGCTGCAGACCGCCGATCCGGAAGGCACGGTCGCTCGCCTGCTCGTCGAGCGCGAGCCGGTCTACCAGCTTGCCGATCTCACGATCTGCTCGCGCGATGTGCCGCATGATCGCGTTGTCGAGGACTGCATGGAGGCGCTGCAGGCGTTCTTCTCGCCACCGGAGACCGAGGCGGGGCCGGCCGGACCACAACCCGATCCAGTTCAACCCGATCCTCCGCAGGCGATGGGCGCGCTCCGATGA
- a CDS encoding histidine kinase — protein MPSLFRFLTVIAVIVGVVYGAIYALANFVNPKPREMTVTIPPDRFQKR, from the coding sequence ATGCCCAGCCTGTTCCGCTTCCTGACCGTCATCGCCGTCATCGTCGGCGTGGTCTATGGCGCGATCTACGCGCTGGCGAATTTCGTCAATCCGAAGCCGCGCGAGATGACGGTGACGATCCCGCCCGACAGGTTCCAGAAGAGATGA
- a CDS encoding citrate synthase/methylcitrate synthase has product MTIQLGKTPIGLDGIAAAETVLSHVDGQQGELIIAGAHVADLAAASGFEGVTARLWSAATKRTVGEAEVRASLGRARERAFARLPELLAATSGLSIIDGFRAAVAALRSEPGLDDEATIVGACPVIAGALVQRAQGARPIAPDPDAGHAADTLRMVRGDTPESGEVAALDTYLVTVSDHGMNASTFAARVVASTQADLFASVTAGYCALTGPLHGGAPEPVLEMLNAIGTRDNIRPWVDAALGRGERLMGFGHRIYRVRDPRADVLKSAIERLAGSGTDLPFASEVEAYIRQALRQKNPERVLDTNVEFFTAILLDALKIPRQAFTPIFAVARAAGWTAHAREQQRTGRLIRPSSAYIGPKP; this is encoded by the coding sequence ATGACCATCCAGCTCGGCAAGACCCCGATCGGCCTCGACGGCATCGCCGCCGCCGAGACCGTGCTCAGCCACGTCGACGGCCAGCAGGGGGAGCTCATCATCGCGGGAGCGCACGTGGCCGATCTCGCCGCCGCCAGCGGCTTCGAGGGCGTGACCGCCCGGCTATGGAGCGCGGCGACGAAGCGCACCGTCGGCGAGGCCGAGGTCCGCGCCAGCCTTGGCCGTGCCCGCGAGCGTGCCTTTGCCCGGCTGCCCGAGCTGCTCGCCGCGACCTCCGGCCTGTCGATCATCGACGGCTTCCGCGCCGCCGTCGCGGCACTGCGGTCCGAACCCGGGCTCGACGACGAAGCCACGATCGTCGGCGCCTGCCCGGTGATTGCCGGCGCCCTGGTCCAGCGCGCGCAGGGAGCGAGGCCGATCGCGCCCGATCCAGACGCCGGTCACGCCGCAGACACGTTGCGGATGGTCCGCGGCGACACGCCCGAGAGCGGCGAGGTGGCGGCGCTGGACACGTATCTCGTCACCGTCAGCGATCACGGCATGAACGCCTCGACCTTCGCCGCGCGCGTCGTCGCCTCGACCCAGGCCGACCTGTTCGCGTCAGTCACCGCCGGCTATTGCGCGCTCACCGGCCCGCTGCATGGCGGCGCGCCCGAGCCGGTGCTGGAAATGCTCAACGCGATCGGCACGCGCGACAACATCAGGCCGTGGGTCGACGCGGCGCTCGGCCGTGGCGAGCGGCTGATGGGGTTCGGGCATCGGATCTATCGCGTGCGCGATCCGCGCGCCGACGTGCTCAAGAGCGCGATCGAGCGGCTGGCGGGCAGCGGGACCGACCTTCCGTTTGCGAGCGAGGTGGAGGCCTACATCCGCCAAGCGCTGCGGCAGAAGAATCCGGAGCGCGTGCTCGACACCAATGTCGAGTTCTTCACCGCCATCCTGCTCGATGCGCTGAAGATTCCGCGCCAGGCGTTCACGCCGATCTTCGCGGTGGCGCGTGCCGCCGGCTGGACGGCGCATGCCCGCGAGCAACAGCGCACCGGGCGGTTGATCCGGCCGAGCTCGGCCTATATCGGGCCGAAGCCCTGA
- a CDS encoding acetyl-CoA carboxylase carboxyltransferase subunit alpha: MPDPMRSYLDFEKPVAELDSKVDELRAMAASGTDIGEEVSRIEEKAGQALAELYATLTPWQKTMVARHPQRPHFTDFVGGLITEFTPLAGDRKFGEDAALLGGFGRFRGEPICVMGQEKGATTESRLKHNFGMARPEGYRKAVRLMEMAERFGIPVLSLVDSAGAYPGIGAEERGQAEAIARSTDACLALGVPNVAIITGEGMSGGAIALTTANRVLMLEHAIYSVISPEAASSILWRDGTKAQEAANSMKITAQDMLRFGVVDTILKEPVGGAHRDPAAMIAATGEAIAQALDELKGLDADAIRKQRRQKFIEIGRKLG; encoded by the coding sequence ATGCCGGATCCCATGCGCAGCTACCTCGATTTCGAAAAGCCCGTTGCCGAGCTTGATTCCAAGGTCGATGAACTCCGGGCGATGGCCGCCTCCGGCACCGATATCGGCGAGGAGGTCAGCCGGATCGAGGAGAAGGCCGGCCAAGCGTTGGCCGAGCTCTACGCCACGCTCACGCCGTGGCAGAAGACCATGGTGGCCCGCCATCCGCAGCGGCCACACTTCACCGATTTCGTGGGTGGCCTGATCACCGAGTTCACGCCGCTCGCCGGCGACCGCAAGTTCGGCGAGGACGCCGCCTTGCTGGGCGGCTTCGGCCGCTTCCGCGGCGAGCCGATCTGCGTGATGGGCCAGGAAAAGGGCGCCACCACCGAATCCCGCCTCAAGCACAATTTCGGCATGGCCCGCCCCGAGGGCTACCGCAAGGCGGTCCGCCTGATGGAAATGGCCGAGCGGTTCGGCATCCCGGTGCTGTCGCTGGTCGATTCCGCCGGCGCCTATCCCGGCATCGGTGCCGAGGAGCGCGGCCAGGCCGAGGCCATCGCCCGCTCCACCGACGCCTGCCTGGCGCTCGGCGTCCCGAACGTGGCGATCATCACCGGCGAGGGCATGTCGGGCGGCGCCATCGCGCTGACCACCGCAAACCGGGTGCTGATGCTGGAGCACGCGATCTACAGCGTGATCTCGCCGGAGGCCGCCTCCTCGATCCTGTGGCGCGACGGCACCAAGGCGCAGGAAGCCGCCAACAGCATGAAGATCACCGCCCAGGACATGCTGCGTTTCGGCGTGGTCGACACCATCCTCAAGGAGCCGGTCGGCGGCGCCCACCGCGACCCGGCGGCGATGATCGCCGCCACCGGCGAGGCGATCGCCCAGGCGCTCGACGAGCTGAAGGGGCTCGACGCCGACGCCATCCGCAAGCAGCGCCGGCAGAAGTTCATCGAGATCGGCCGCAAGCTCGGCTGA